Proteins found in one Canis aureus isolate CA01 chromosome 19, VMU_Caureus_v.1.0, whole genome shotgun sequence genomic segment:
- the IQCF1 gene encoding IQ domain-containing protein F1, producing the protein MEKDQPENIGELPEDEPQQEEEPTDLASEPLASENKVEADDINTEETKKVEDANKEVKKIPGDQNEPSTSDPEVIKIQAWWRGTLVRRTLLHAVIRVMVIQRWWKQILTKLMERRRRAALETFTRKEWAAVKLQSWVRMWRIHRRYCRLLNAARIIQAYWRCHSCASRGFIKGHYRVTANQLHLELEILMGSGPCIVSECIPLPIKQ; encoded by the exons ATG GAGAAGGACCAGCCTGAAAATATTGGTGAACTCCCTGAAGATGAGCCTCAGCAGGAAGAGGAACCAACCGATTTAGCCTCAGAACCACTGGCCTCAGAGAATAAGGTGGAG GCTGATGATATAAATACAGAGGAGACAAAGAAAGTGGAGGATGCTAATAAGGAAGTTAAAAAA ATCCCAGGAGACCAAAATGAGCCCTCTACCAGTGATCCGGAAGTCATAAAGATCCAGGCCTGGTGGCGGGGTACCTTGGTGCGCCGGACACTGCTGCATGCAGTAATCAGAGTGATGGTCATTCAGCGCTGGTGGAAGCAAATCCTGACAAAGCTGATGGAGAGGAGGCGGCGTGCAGCATTGGAAACCTTTACACGGAAGGAGTGGGCAGCAGTCAAGCTGCAGTCCTGGGTCCGCATGTGGCGCATTCATAGGCGCTATTGCCGTTTGCTCAATGCTGCCCGCATTATCCAGGCTTACTGGAGGTGCCACTCTTGTGCTTCCCGGGGTTTCATCAAGGGACACTACAGAGTCACTGCCAACCAGCTGCATCTCGAACTAGAGATCTTGATGGGCTCAGGGCCTTGCATTGTGTCAGAGTGTATTCCCCTCCCAATAAAGCAGTGA